In uncultured Cohaesibacter sp., a genomic segment contains:
- a CDS encoding TRAP transporter large permease subunit produces MEFLDMFACLKVGDLSTLSTILLLGMFLLLALGMPLGFASAFLAVATLVMKFGPETVFAHFGRGPLLVLGQALYRQLTSYVLISVPLFIFMASMLERSGIARDMYSSLSLWMNRTRGGIAIVTSIMAVIMAAMSGIIGGEVVLLGLIALPQMLRLGYNQDLAIGTICASGTLGTMIPPSIVLIMYGLVTETSIKSLFAASFLPGFILASFFIIYIVLRTQINPGLAPLPESDPEDPAGFDKGLMFLGFVSRLALWLCGALLLRIIFFTLTGQNNLPAEADPILFGMVSDIPWIIGVAIAALVLIFFIIGRERTAKGWEMGKGLIAPLIVIGVVLGSIYGGITGITEAAGMGAITVFVIGLIRREMTFEIVWDSVMRTLKSTGTIIWVTIGASALASAYTLAGGPTYVANLITATHLPTMGIILVMMFVFLVMGMFMDWTGIVLLIMPVFLPVVLKLPVEEIGFFGHVDPAQVAIWFGVLFCMNMQVSFLSPPFGPAAFFLKSVAPKNIELSDIFRAFLPFIGIQLLALAVLLCWPQIVTMFL; encoded by the coding sequence ATGGAATTTCTTGATATGTTTGCCTGCCTGAAAGTCGGCGACCTCAGTACGCTGAGCACGATTCTGCTTCTGGGCATGTTCCTTTTGCTGGCACTCGGAATGCCATTGGGGTTCGCTTCGGCCTTTCTCGCGGTCGCGACTCTGGTAATGAAATTCGGACCCGAAACGGTTTTTGCGCATTTTGGTCGCGGTCCGCTTCTGGTTCTTGGTCAGGCGCTCTATCGCCAACTGACCAGTTATGTGCTGATATCGGTCCCCTTGTTCATTTTCATGGCATCAATGCTGGAGCGATCCGGCATTGCCCGCGACATGTATTCCTCGCTCAGTCTCTGGATGAACCGCACACGCGGCGGCATCGCCATTGTGACATCGATCATGGCTGTCATCATGGCGGCCATGTCCGGCATTATCGGCGGCGAGGTCGTATTGCTGGGCCTGATCGCTCTGCCTCAAATGCTGCGGCTGGGCTATAATCAGGATCTTGCCATCGGCACGATCTGTGCCTCAGGCACGCTGGGAACCATGATCCCGCCCTCGATCGTGCTGATCATGTATGGACTGGTGACCGAGACATCGATCAAGTCACTATTTGCGGCTTCCTTTTTGCCCGGCTTCATCCTTGCGTCCTTCTTCATCATCTATATCGTCTTGCGCACCCAGATCAATCCAGGGCTCGCCCCGCTGCCTGAAAGCGATCCGGAAGACCCGGCAGGTTTTGACAAGGGGCTGATGTTTCTTGGCTTCGTCTCCCGTCTGGCTCTATGGCTATGTGGCGCGCTGCTGCTGCGCATTATCTTTTTCACGCTCACCGGACAGAATAATCTGCCAGCAGAAGCTGACCCGATTCTGTTCGGGATGGTTTCCGACATTCCGTGGATCATTGGCGTCGCCATCGCAGCACTTGTGCTGATATTTTTCATCATTGGACGGGAACGCACCGCAAAGGGATGGGAAATGGGCAAGGGCCTGATCGCTCCGCTCATCGTCATCGGCGTGGTGCTCGGCTCGATCTACGGCGGCATCACGGGCATTACCGAAGCGGCCGGCATGGGGGCAATCACGGTCTTCGTGATCGGCTTGATCCGACGTGAGATGACCTTCGAAATCGTATGGGATTCGGTCATGCGAACGCTCAAGTCAACCGGAACGATCATCTGGGTGACCATTGGCGCGTCCGCTCTGGCTTCCGCCTACACGCTCGCGGGAGGCCCAACCTATGTCGCCAATCTGATCACCGCTACGCACTTGCCGACGATGGGCATCATCCTCGTCATGATGTTTGTCTTCCTTGTGATGGGGATGTTCATGGACTGGACGGGCATTGTCCTGCTTATCATGCCGGTCTTTCTGCCCGTTGTGCTCAAGCTGCCCGTTGAAGAGATCGGCTTTTTCGGACATGTTGATCCGGCACAGGTTGCAATCTGGTTTGGCGTGCTCTTCTGCATGAATATGCAGGTCAGTTTCCTGTCGCCGCCATTCGGACCGGCGGCATTTTTCCTTAAGTCGGTTGCACCGAAGAATATCGAGCTTTCGGATATCTTCCGCGCTTTCCTGCCATTCATCGGGATTCAGCTGCTGGCCCTTGCAGTTCTGCTCTGCTGGCCACAAATCGTCACCATGTTCCTCTGA
- a CDS encoding GntR family transcriptional regulator, translating into MNRKRTIELSQLDEDLAVKRVSLAEIAAERLRELVLVGKLGPGQTLSERELCEKLQISRTPLREAIRELASEKLIEIQSNRRLRVADPSATYINDLFDVQAALEALAGKLFIQRATDKQIDQLAGIHGRLKKLASGNDSMKFFLLDMEFHSTIIEFADNSALSETHRQYNAALFRARYMSSEQARWRDVTMAEHEEIMDAIIARDAPRLSDALTKHLMTGKSNHDRLRKEAEAAEKENSSEG; encoded by the coding sequence ATGAATAGAAAACGAACAATAGAGTTATCGCAGCTTGACGAAGACCTGGCTGTTAAGCGCGTTTCCCTTGCAGAAATCGCCGCAGAGCGGTTGCGCGAACTGGTGCTGGTTGGAAAGCTGGGGCCTGGACAGACCCTTTCAGAGCGTGAGTTGTGTGAAAAATTACAAATTTCACGCACGCCGTTGCGCGAGGCAATCCGCGAGTTGGCGTCTGAGAAGCTCATAGAGATCCAGTCGAACCGCCGTCTTCGGGTCGCGGATCCCTCCGCGACCTACATCAACGATCTTTTTGATGTTCAGGCTGCATTGGAGGCGTTGGCGGGGAAATTGTTCATTCAGCGTGCAACGGACAAGCAGATTGATCAGTTGGCCGGCATTCACGGCCGTCTCAAGAAGCTGGCAAGCGGCAATGATTCGATGAAATTCTTCCTGCTCGACATGGAGTTTCATTCGACAATCATTGAATTTGCCGACAATTCCGCGCTCTCTGAGACGCATCGGCAGTATAATGCGGCGCTGTTTCGGGCGCGCTATATGTCATCGGAACAGGCGCGTTGGCGTGATGTCACGATGGCGGAGCATGAAGAGATCATGGATGCGATCATTGCGAGGGATGCGCCCAGATTGTCCGATGCCCTGACAAAGCATCTGATGACAGGCAAGTCCAACCATGACAGGCTCCGCAAGGAAGCTGAAGCGGCAGAGAAGGAAAATTCAAGCGAAGGCTGA
- the denD gene encoding D-erythronate dehydrogenase: MKVLIIGAAGMVGRKLISRIAQAPEILGGPIEKLSLVDVIKPVAPQNLADIATCQAIDLSKVGTAEALIADRPDMIIHLAAIVSGEAEADFDKGYDVNMKGSYMLLEAIRAEGKKQPYKPRFIFASSIAVFGAPFPDKIGDEFFTTPLTSYGTQKAIVELLLSDYSRRDILDGIGIRLPTICIRPGKPNAAASGFFSNILREPLAGKEAILPVEDHVRHWFASPRSAVGYFTHAATLDLSLVGPRRNLMMPGLSATVGDEIAALERVAGPKITKLIKREPDATIRGIVDGWARDFSVKRALSLGFTAEKTFDEIIRVHIDDELDGKIGG, encoded by the coding sequence ATGAAAGTACTGATAATTGGTGCTGCAGGGATGGTCGGGCGAAAGTTGATTAGCCGAATTGCGCAAGCGCCTGAAATTTTGGGAGGTCCGATCGAGAAACTGTCTCTGGTCGATGTGATCAAGCCCGTTGCACCACAAAATCTTGCTGATATAGCCACATGTCAGGCGATCGACCTGTCAAAAGTGGGAACCGCCGAGGCGCTCATCGCAGATAGGCCAGACATGATCATCCATCTGGCCGCCATCGTTTCTGGCGAAGCGGAAGCCGATTTTGACAAGGGCTATGATGTCAATATGAAAGGCAGCTACATGCTGCTTGAGGCCATTCGTGCCGAAGGCAAGAAACAGCCCTACAAGCCCCGTTTCATTTTCGCCTCTTCCATCGCCGTATTTGGCGCACCTTTTCCGGACAAGATCGGCGACGAGTTCTTCACCACGCCCCTTACCAGTTACGGCACACAGAAGGCGATTGTCGAGCTGCTGCTCTCGGACTATAGCCGCCGGGATATTCTGGATGGCATCGGCATCCGCTTGCCGACCATCTGCATCCGCCCCGGCAAACCGAACGCGGCCGCTTCGGGCTTCTTCTCCAACATCCTGCGCGAACCATTGGCAGGCAAGGAAGCCATCCTGCCCGTGGAAGACCATGTTCGACACTGGTTTGCGAGCCCGCGTTCTGCGGTTGGCTATTTCACCCATGCCGCGACACTGGATCTCAGTCTGGTCGGGCCGCGCCGCAACCTCATGATGCCGGGTCTGTCCGCCACGGTGGGCGATGAAATTGCCGCGCTTGAGCGCGTTGCCGGACCAAAAATCACAAAGCTTATCAAACGCGAACCGGATGCCACCATTCGCGGTATCGTCGATGGCTGGGCCAGAGATTTCAGCGTCAAGCGCGCCTTGAGCCTCGGCTTCACTGCAGAAAAGACATTCGATGAAATCATTCGCGTTCACATTGATGACGAACTGGACGGGAAAATCGGAGGCTGA
- a CDS encoding sugar phosphate isomerase/epimerase family protein has product MTKYKWTREAWPIASAMIPFPGILPDGRLVQDLPAEEWEKTLTDVADAGFTELDPTDSWLRIADLEPSRLNEFLAVTRSLGLSIPAISTSRRSVIDPDHGDEYLAYCHRVIDTAASVGADSVCFGLFGPLTPAQQKALWFWTEDGVKNPEDPDIYNKAVGRIKELGRHADELCIEISMEMYEDTYIGTADGAVKFTEDVDLPNVGINADLGNLVRLHRPVEHWQDMMAKIAPFLKYWHVKNYTRVEDPITGAVITHPAPMESGIINYRAAIRMALDLGYKSAFLCEHYGGDGLSVMAANRDYIRRILPR; this is encoded by the coding sequence ATGACCAAATATAAATGGACCCGCGAGGCATGGCCAATCGCTTCTGCCATGATCCCGTTCCCGGGCATTTTGCCCGATGGACGACTGGTACAGGATCTGCCTGCCGAAGAATGGGAGAAGACACTCACTGACGTAGCCGATGCCGGTTTCACCGAACTGGACCCCACCGACTCCTGGCTTCGGATCGCCGATCTTGAACCATCGCGGCTCAATGAATTTCTGGCAGTTACCCGTTCTCTGGGGCTGTCCATCCCGGCAATTTCCACCTCACGCCGCAGTGTGATTGATCCTGACCATGGCGACGAGTATCTGGCTTACTGCCATCGCGTCATTGATACAGCGGCAAGCGTTGGGGCAGACTCCGTCTGTTTCGGACTGTTTGGACCATTGACACCGGCACAGCAGAAAGCCCTGTGGTTCTGGACCGAAGATGGTGTCAAAAATCCCGAAGACCCGGACATCTATAACAAGGCAGTTGGCCGCATCAAGGAACTTGGCAGGCACGCAGACGAACTCTGCATCGAGATCTCCATGGAAATGTATGAGGACACCTATATCGGAACCGCCGATGGCGCGGTGAAATTCACCGAAGATGTGGATCTTCCCAATGTGGGCATCAATGCGGATCTGGGTAATCTCGTGCGGTTGCATCGTCCTGTCGAGCACTGGCAGGACATGATGGCGAAGATTGCGCCATTCCTGAAATATTGGCATGTAAAGAACTATACCCGTGTCGAAGATCCCATCACAGGTGCAGTCATTACCCATCCTGCCCCCATGGAATCGGGCATCATCAACTATCGCGCAGCGATCAGGATGGCGCTCGATCTGGGCTACAAGAGTGCGTTCCTTTGCGAGCATTATGGCGGCGACGGGCTGTCAGTGATGGCGGCAAACCGCGATTATATCCGGCGCATCCTGCCCAGATGA
- a CDS encoding substrate-binding domain-containing protein codes for MKRSNFFLTSMAIVGSLLLGGNAASAQDKNIAYITSSINVQFWRYVATGAEAAAKEAGYTLKTLDSANDAKTQLQNAQDAIAQGVAGIVLSPTDSSTAPSVLKLAEEAGVPVVIADIGTNEGKFVSFVGSDNYGGAKGIGEIVGDTLSHKNWTDGSFGIIGIPQARINGQLRTNGFRDAMKEVGMEKEVPLQQMQTFTAEESFRFAQDMITANADLRAIFVESDVQAIGAQRAVRAARKTGEILVAGFDGTPDLVEKISDGSILGSGMQQPYLMGFKATEALTKHIAGENVAKEISLPVLVVTEFNIKSLRDEMNLNVFAGELK; via the coding sequence ATGAAAAGAAGTAATTTCTTTTTGACTTCAATGGCGATTGTTGGATCGCTGCTGCTTGGCGGTAATGCAGCAAGTGCCCAGGACAAGAATATCGCTTACATCACAAGTTCAATTAACGTGCAGTTCTGGAGATATGTGGCAACGGGTGCAGAAGCGGCCGCGAAAGAGGCCGGTTATACGCTCAAGACTCTGGATTCGGCCAACGACGCAAAAACCCAGCTGCAAAATGCGCAGGATGCCATCGCGCAGGGTGTCGCAGGCATCGTCCTATCTCCAACCGACAGCTCCACCGCACCAAGCGTGCTCAAGCTGGCTGAAGAAGCCGGGGTTCCGGTGGTGATCGCCGATATCGGAACGAACGAAGGCAAATTTGTATCCTTCGTCGGATCGGATAATTATGGTGGGGCAAAAGGCATTGGCGAAATTGTCGGTGACACGCTTTCACATAAGAACTGGACAGATGGTTCATTCGGCATTATCGGCATTCCTCAGGCCCGGATCAATGGTCAATTAAGGACAAATGGCTTCCGCGATGCCATGAAAGAAGTCGGCATGGAAAAGGAAGTCCCCCTGCAGCAAATGCAGACCTTCACTGCCGAGGAATCCTTCCGCTTCGCGCAGGACATGATCACCGCCAATGCCGATCTTCGGGCGATCTTTGTTGAATCCGACGTTCAGGCAATCGGCGCACAACGTGCTGTAAGAGCCGCAAGGAAGACCGGTGAGATTCTGGTTGCCGGTTTTGATGGCACGCCTGATCTTGTCGAAAAGATTTCCGATGGCTCGATCCTCGGATCTGGCATGCAGCAGCCCTACCTGATGGGCTTCAAGGCAACGGAAGCTTTGACCAAGCATATCGCGGGTGAAAATGTTGCCAAGGAAATCTCCTTGCCGGTTCTGGTCGTTACCGAATTCAATATCAAAAGTCTTCGGGATGAAATGAACCTCAACGTTTTTGCCGGTGAACTGAAATAG
- a CDS encoding sugar ABC transporter ATP-binding protein, whose protein sequence is MSVNSELLLKAEGITKTFGRFSALKGVDFELVSGEIHALFGANGAGKSTLSKVICGHFTPTKGNLHAFGSPARFNNPRDAMDAGIGMVTQETSLAGDLSVWENIVLPAYGGKKKPSQAKLRQTAAKALESLGFGDEIDLDRECRDLSTAHRQLVEIARIVALGSRVIILDEPTAALSPGESARLFKVMESLREEGRGLIFVSHRLEEIFAMTDRITILRDGHSVKSNLSTASLTQSDLIRLMVGRDLEALTALTVPDSSDKPVLLSLSNVKSSPQVRSASLDIRAGEIVGLGGLVGSGRSELAEAVLGLRPMESGSITLLGKAYKPTNSRNANMSGIGFLPEDRRRQSIVPDFSVRENILLNHLSSLSGPRLKYRQRDKQINALADQIGLERDRLNDSSLLNFSGGMQQKALIIRALLLNPKVLILDEPTKGVDIGARTTIYKILRQLASEGVAMLLISSDFEELLALSHRIVPISDGMTIGTVPSADINEEQLTLICAPRSSLDRQNMLLKQLAQQFGVQTGWLLNAGSRVLCLTRQGDIGAKGLPEPGMVVPAQDTAIQTAFETEPGQVCPEKGDMQSLLLVVNNRRGISMGTIAILSRPHETLDKNGIRAFAVQALSAFEEGQFELAPDKNRAITTPVGGLK, encoded by the coding sequence GTGTCAGTTAATAGCGAACTGCTCCTCAAGGCCGAAGGAATCACCAAGACATTCGGCCGCTTCTCCGCTCTCAAAGGGGTCGATTTCGAATTGGTCTCGGGTGAAATTCACGCGCTATTTGGCGCGAATGGAGCCGGGAAATCGACACTTTCTAAGGTGATATGCGGCCATTTCACCCCGACAAAAGGCAATCTGCACGCCTTTGGCTCGCCAGCCCGTTTCAACAATCCGCGAGATGCGATGGATGCCGGGATCGGTATGGTAACGCAGGAAACCAGTCTGGCAGGAGACCTCTCAGTCTGGGAAAATATCGTCTTGCCAGCCTATGGCGGCAAGAAGAAACCCTCTCAGGCCAAACTCCGGCAGACAGCCGCAAAGGCGCTTGAAAGCTTGGGGTTCGGCGACGAAATCGATCTGGACCGGGAATGCCGGGATCTGTCGACGGCCCATCGCCAACTGGTCGAAATAGCAAGAATTGTCGCCCTGGGCAGTCGTGTCATCATCCTCGACGAGCCGACAGCCGCGCTCAGTCCGGGAGAAAGCGCCCGGCTTTTCAAGGTCATGGAATCCCTGCGCGAGGAGGGAAGGGGACTGATCTTCGTCTCCCATCGCCTTGAGGAAATTTTCGCCATGACCGACCGTATCACCATTCTAAGAGATGGTCATTCGGTCAAGAGCAACCTTTCTACCGCCAGCCTGACCCAGTCAGACCTCATTCGCCTGATGGTCGGTCGCGATCTTGAGGCATTGACGGCACTGACGGTACCGGACAGCTCGGACAAGCCGGTGCTTCTGAGCCTTTCAAACGTCAAATCCAGCCCGCAGGTCCGCTCCGCCAGTCTGGATATCCGTGCAGGAGAAATCGTCGGGCTCGGCGGTCTGGTCGGTTCAGGCCGGTCAGAACTCGCTGAAGCGGTGCTTGGTCTAAGGCCGATGGAATCGGGATCGATCACGCTTCTGGGCAAAGCCTACAAGCCGACCAATTCCCGAAATGCCAATATGTCAGGCATCGGTTTTCTGCCCGAAGACAGGCGACGCCAGAGCATTGTGCCGGATTTTTCCGTGCGTGAGAATATTCTCCTCAACCATCTCAGCAGTCTGTCCGGTCCCCGTTTGAAATATCGCCAGCGGGACAAGCAGATCAATGCGCTTGCCGATCAGATCGGGCTCGAGCGCGACCGACTGAACGACAGCTCGCTGCTGAATTTCTCCGGTGGCATGCAACAAAAGGCCTTGATCATCCGGGCCCTGCTTTTGAACCCGAAGGTGCTCATACTGGACGAGCCGACCAAAGGGGTCGATATCGGCGCCCGCACCACCATCTACAAGATTTTACGACAATTGGCATCCGAAGGCGTCGCCATGCTGCTGATCTCTTCGGATTTCGAGGAGCTTCTGGCGCTGTCCCACAGGATCGTGCCGATCAGCGATGGAATGACGATTGGTACGGTGCCATCGGCGGACATCAACGAAGAACAATTGACACTGATATGCGCTCCCCGCAGCTCTCTTGATCGTCAGAATATGTTGCTCAAACAATTGGCTCAACAGTTTGGCGTACAAACCGGATGGCTGCTGAATGCCGGGAGCCGGGTGCTCTGCCTGACACGACAGGGCGACATTGGCGCAAAGGGATTGCCAGAGCCAGGGATGGTCGTTCCCGCGCAAGACACCGCGATACAAACAGCATTTGAGACCGAGCCCGGACAGGTCTGCCCGGAAAAAGGCGACATGCAATCGCTGCTGTTGGTTGTCAATAACAGGCGCGGCATCAGCATGGGAACCATCGCCATTCTGTCCCGCCCGCATGAAACACTCGATAAAAATGGGATCCGGGCGTTTGCAGTGCAGGCCTTGTCGGCCTTTGAAGAGGGGCAGTTTGAGCTTGCTCCCGACAAGAACCGCGCAATCACCACCCCGGTTGGAGGCCTGAAATGA
- a CDS encoding ABC transporter permease: MAGLALLIAIALSLASPHFLTATNLFNLMDQSVVAGIVAIGMTFVILTGGIDLSVGSVMGVTGILLGLALREVPIPVAITLAILAGAFIGTICGILVAIFGLAPFVVTLGSMAICRSLAYVFSNQRTIADVPDALSGLVYDTVFGLQMNVLILIVLYILAWFYLTYSKGGRTIYAVGSNREAARISGLNVHLYSILPYVVSGALCAVAVTLIAAQIGSIDPLAGNGMELDAIAAVVIGGASLFGGRGSIVGTFFGVLIMVMIRNGMNLLGVSPFWQGTAIGTIIIAAVLAERLFSRRSK; the protein is encoded by the coding sequence ATGGCAGGCCTTGCACTCCTGATTGCGATTGCCCTCTCGCTTGCGTCTCCCCATTTCCTGACAGCGACCAATCTGTTCAACCTGATGGATCAGTCCGTTGTCGCAGGGATTGTGGCAATAGGAATGACCTTCGTGATCCTGACCGGAGGCATCGATCTGTCCGTCGGATCGGTCATGGGCGTGACCGGCATTCTGCTTGGCTTGGCCTTGCGAGAGGTTCCCATTCCGGTTGCCATCACTCTGGCAATTCTGGCCGGTGCCTTCATCGGCACCATATGCGGCATATTGGTCGCCATCTTCGGCCTTGCGCCCTTTGTGGTCACCCTTGGCTCCATGGCGATTTGTCGAAGCCTTGCCTATGTCTTCTCCAACCAGAGAACGATTGCCGATGTCCCCGATGCCCTGTCCGGGCTTGTCTATGACACCGTCTTCGGCCTTCAGATGAATGTCCTGATCCTGATCGTGCTGTATATTCTGGCCTGGTTCTATCTCACCTATTCCAAGGGCGGAAGAACGATCTATGCCGTCGGCTCAAACAGGGAAGCCGCCCGCATTTCCGGTCTCAATGTTCATCTCTACAGCATCTTGCCCTATGTCGTCTCCGGCGCACTTTGCGCCGTTGCCGTCACCCTGATTGCCGCTCAGATTGGCTCTATCGACCCGTTGGCAGGCAACGGAATGGAACTGGATGCCATCGCGGCAGTGGTCATCGGAGGAGCCAGCCTGTTTGGCGGCCGCGGATCGATCGTCGGCACCTTCTTTGGTGTGCTCATCATGGTGATGATCCGCAATGGCATGAACCTGCTTGGCGTATCGCCATTCTGGCAGGGAACAGCGATCGGCACCATCATCATTGCAGCTGTTCTTGCCGAACGCCTCTTCTCGCGGCGGTCCAAATAA